In Nonomuraea sp. NBC_00507, the following are encoded in one genomic region:
- a CDS encoding FmdB family zinc ribbon protein: MPRYDFRCRACGSTFEVSRPMSASDDPAACPEGHDDTVKLLSTVAMTGGAAAPRATGGCCGGGCCS; this comes from the coding sequence ATGCCGCGTTACGACTTCCGCTGCCGCGCCTGCGGCTCCACGTTCGAAGTGTCCCGTCCCATGTCGGCCTCCGACGACCCGGCGGCCTGCCCGGAGGGCCACGACGACACGGTGAAGCTGCTGTCCACCGTGGCCATGACGGGCGGCGCGGCCGCGCCCCGGGCGACCGGCGGCTGCTGCGGCGGCGGCTGCTGCTCCTAG